In the genome of Sebastes umbrosus isolate fSebUmb1 chromosome 14, fSebUmb1.pri, whole genome shotgun sequence, one region contains:
- the LOC119501417 gene encoding xylosyltransferase 1-like isoform X2, translating to MMNGNPWCGARRLLARRSKSALLVAALAVLLVQTLIVWNFSSLDSASAGGDGGARSREKREEPAERERPRRGLQRKGDPPPPLLGKTASRHKLQADYHSHRPKEKLRLDSNNNENSVPKDFDTIDSNSNLGARSQRQRVQVANAKRKLDKAQAQSMLGKSANEVLKHPPVQPRGVGHNHNRTHVRKPHPEVPTLPAPVQGSNQDPPLYQAKKSDTPLPPGLEPRKEQPQCEISGKEAISALSRAKSRECRQQIVEVYCKHKDRALMPEKVPRYCPIEGKANVNVQWDEEPSDAAQLVPARIAFVLVVHGRASRQFQRLFKAIYHTSNYYYIHVDQRSNYLYREVLSLVGQYPNVRLTPWRMSTIWGGASLLTMYLRSMEDLLKMSDWSWDFFINLSAADYPIRTNEQLVAFLSKYRNMNFIKSHGRDNARFIRKQGLDRLFYECDTHMWRLGDRKIPEGIAVDGGSDWFLLNRPFVDYVVNSRDKLVSSMKRFYAYTLLPAESFFHTVLENSAHCETMVDNNLRLTNWNRKLGCKCQYKHIVDWCGCSPNDFKPSDLPRFQQASRPTFFARKFEASVSQEIINQLDSYLFGSYASGTPGLQAYWENVYEQETDGPASLPDSTLSHYHAFARMGLSRAASSLQGHPNDNSCRFIAMNHPVSVHLYFLSDQFQGYLVSHVATNRASTQLESLETWVTAKDHFTLASPTQPTNRLQHVQVGADWDPKERLFRNWGGLLGPKDEPVAVQRWSRSQSNLTATVVWIDPTNVIAATYDILVDASAEVTHYRPPLTPPLRPGLWTLRVLHHWNPLGQTSFIVAPIEFHRQQPLQQDS from the exons atgatGAACGGTAACCCGTGGTGTGGTGCCCGCAGGCTGCTGGCCCGGCGCTCCAAGTCCGCCCTGCTGGTCGCCGCTCTGGCCGTGCTGCTGGTCCAGACTCTCATCGTGTGGAACTTCAGCAGCCTGGACTCTGCCTCTGCAGGCGGGGACGGAGGCGCCAGGAGccgggagaagagagaggagccGGCAGAGAGGGAGCGACCGAGGAGGGGGCTGCAGAGGAAGGGAGACCCGCCGCCACCGCTGCTCGGGAAGACGGCCAGTCGGCACAAGCTGCAGGCG GATTACCATTCCCACCGGCCCAAAGAGAAACTTCGCCTGGACAGCAACAACAACGAGAACTCGGTCCCTAAAGACTTTGACACCATCGACAGCAACAGCAACCTGGGAGCTCGATCTCAACGCCAGCGAGTGCAGGTCGCAAACGCCAAACGCAAGCTGGACAAGGCCCAAGCACAGAGCATGCTGGGAAAATCTGCTAACGAGGTCCTCAAGCACCCTCCCGTCCAACCCAGAGGGGTGGGACACAATCACAACCGCACCCACGTTCGTAAACCCCACCCTGAGGTGCCAACGCTCCCAGCACCGGTCCAGGGGTCCAATCAAGATCCACCGCTGTACCAGGCGAAGAAGTCGGACACGCCACTGCCGCCCGGTTTGGAGCCGAGGAAGGAGCAGCCGCAGTGTGAGATCAGCGGGAAGGAAGCCATTTCTGCTCTGTCCAGAGCCAAGAGCCGCGAGTGTCGGCAGCAGATAGTGGAGGTCTActgcaaacacaaagacagagcGCTGATGCCCGAGAAAGTGCCTCGCTACTGCCCCATAGAAG GTAAGGCTaatgtgaatgtacagtgggaTGAGGAGCCCTCAGATGCTGCCCAGCTTGTGCCGGCACGGATCGCCTTCGTCCTGGTCGTCCACGGCCGAGCCTCGCGTCAGTTCCAGCGTCTCTTCAAAGCCATCTACCACACCTCGAACTACTACTACATCCATGTAGACCAG CGGTCCAACTACCTCTACAGGGAGGTCCTGTCTCTGGTCGGCCAGTATCCCAACGTCCGGTTGACTCCCTGGAGGATGTCCACCATCTGGGGCGGGGCCAGCCTGTTGACGATGTATCTACGCAGCATGGAGGACCTTCTCAAAATGTCTGACTGGTCCTGGGACTTCTTCATCAACCTCAGCGCCGCGGACTACCCCATCAG GACCAATGAACAGCTGGTGGCTTTCCTGTCCAAATACCGCAACATGAACTTCATCAAGTCTCACGGCAGAGACAACGCACG TTTCATCCGTAAACAGGGTCTGGACCGTCTCTTCTACGAGTGTGACACCCACATGTGGCGTCTCGGGGACCGCAAGATCCCAGAGGGCATTGCGGTAGACGGAGGCTCCGATTGGTTCCTGCTCAACCGGCCCTTTGTGGACTATGTGGTGAACTCCCGAGACAAGCTGGTCAGCAGCATGAAGCGCTTCTACGCCTACACACTGCTGCCTGCtgag TCATTCTTTCACACCGTGCTGGAGAACAGCGCCCACTGTGAAACCATGGTGGACAACAACCTGAGGCTCACCAACTGGAACCGCAAACTGGGATGTAAATGCCAGTACAAGCATATTGTGGACTGGTGTGGCTGCTCACCCAACGACTTCAAGCCCTCGGATCTGCCGCGCTTCCAg CAAGCGTCCAGACCCACTTTCTTTGCCAGAAAGTTTGAGGCCAGCGTCAGTCAGGAGATCATCAACCAGCTGGACTCCTACCTGTTTGGATCGTATGCCTCAGGCACCCCGGGCCTCCAGGCCTACTGGGAAAACGTCTATGAACAGGAGACGGACGGCCCTGCCAGCCTACCGGACTCTACGCTCAGCCACTACCACGCCTTCGCTCGTATGGGACTGTCACGCGCCGCCAGTTCGCTGCAGGGCCATCCCAATGACAACAGCTGCAG ATTCATAGCCATGAACCACCCAGTGTCGGTCCACCTCTACTTCCTCTCAGACCAGTTCCAGGGTTACCTGGTGAGTCACGTGGCCACTAACCGAGCCTCCACCCAGCTGGAGAGCCTGGAGACCTGGGTGACAGCCAAAGACCACTTCACCCTGGCCAGTCCCACCCAACCCACCAACAGGCTGCAACATGTCcag GTTGGGGCAGACTGGGATCCTAAGGAGCGTCTCTTCAGGAACTGGGGTGGCCTGCTGGGGCCCAAGGACGAGCCGGTGGCCGTGCAGCGCTGGAGTCGAAGCCAGAGCAACTTGACGGCCACTGTGGTGTGGATCGACCCCACCAACGTCATCGCCGCCACTTACGACATCCTGGTGGACGCCTCCGCTGAGGTCACCCACTATAGGCCACCGCTCACCCCGCCCCTGAGGCCCGGCTTGTGGACGCTGAGGGTGCTGCACCACTGGAACCCGTTGGGTCAGACCAGCTTCATCGTGGCTCCGATCGAGTTCCACCGACAGCAGCCCTTACAGCAAG